Genomic DNA from Vibrio vulnificus CMCP6:
TTACTTTAAATAATAAAAATCGTATAACGTTCGGGTAATTTCTGCAATAGCTAGATCACGATCAGCTTCCGATGTTGTGCTGCTCTTAGAATATACGACTATCGCAAAACGTCGACCATCGGGTAGCGTTACAAATCCCACGTCATTGGCGACACCGCCAATTGTCCCTGTCTTGTGGGCAACGAGGGTTCCTTTTGGTAGTAGACCTTTTAGCCTTCCAGCACCAGTGCGTGTGCGTGACATGACATCAAGTAAAAATTCGCTGCTTTTCTCACTTAACACTTTACCGCTGTCAATTGCCAGAAGTAATTCCAACATGGCATTAGGCGAGCTTTGATCTCGTAGATCTTCTTGTTCGAACTTAAGGTTTCTAAGTGGTTGTTTTGACGCGAGTGATGGGTCTTGGGCAAGAGCCTTTGCAAGTACAGATGAATAGGCCTTGTCGGGTAAACCATAGAAGTCCCTTAAAATTTCACTGGTATACCGATCAACTCGTAAATCAGTAATACCAATATTTCGCATCACTTTAGTTACTGCTTCAGGCCCTCCTGCAAGTTTTAGACAAATGTCTGTCGCTGTGTTGTCACTTAACGTTATCATTGGTTCGATTAAATTGGCGATAGATAACTTTATACCTGGGTGCACGAAGTTCACCGCGATAGCACCGTCACCTGTCACCATGGTTTCTTGTGGGACATCAATTAAATCGGAAAGCTTAAGCTCGCCTTTATCAATCCGCTCCAGTAAGGCGACAGCAATAGCAACCTTGTAGGTACTGGCCATCACAAACATTTCATCGCCGTTTACTGTTATTCTCTCCCCAGAGCCAATTTCTTGAGCAGCCACACCGATGCGGCCAACTAGCCTCTGTGAAATTGTCTCAAGTTTCTGCGAAACATCTTTAAAATTATGCTCATTAGCAACTGCTGGTTGAATTGGAACAAATGACGAAATAAGTAAAGTAAAACAAAGTGCTATACTACGATTCATAAACCTCTCCATGGTTAGTTTTTTTATTTATCATCTTAGTTACTACGATTTCGTGGTTCCACTTCGATTTGGCCCCAACAGCACTTTATCACACTATTTTTCATTAGTTACACTTGGTTACATTTATCGAGCCAATAAACTTATTGTTGGATCACAAGAGCGTCCAATTTTTTGCGCATTCCATCCCTATCTAATCCCCCTTTTGGGCCGATAAAAACAAGACGCGTGGCTCTTGTTTCGCCTTCTTGCCATGGTTCGCCAATGGTCACTTGTGCACGTTGTCCTGTGCATTGGAAAATACAACGGTGATCGGGTCGATCATCTAGGTTTAAGATGCCTTTCATGCGATAAGCATCGATAGAAAACTGCTGTAATAGAGGGTACAAGGCTTGCAGTGAAAGGGGACGATCTGTTTCAAAACTGAATGTTTCAAACTGATGGTTAACGTGATCACAATGGTCATCATGGCAGTGATGGTGCTCGCCACCATGTTCTCTGTTATGGGATGAAACCTGAAGCCTCTCTGGTACTTCAAATAAAATAGGCAAATCGACTTTACCAAACTCTATTTCAACCAGCTTTGCAAATGGCGCTTGTACCTGACACCATTGTTTAACTTTTGCTAGCTCATCTGGCTCTACCAGATCGACTTTATTGATCAAAACAATATCAGCTACTTGAATTTGCTGTTCAGCTAATTCTGCCATCTGTTTTTCAAGAGTGAGTACATTTTTAGCATCAATGGTGGTGATAATCGCATTGAGAGGCGCATGCTGTTGCAGCTCAGGATCTTCAAAATTCAGCGCCACTTCTTTTGGTTCTGAAATACCAGACGTTTCTACCACAATGTGGTCTGGACGTTGTTCGAGTGCTAATAAACGCATCACAGAAACCACTAAACCTTCAGCGAGATTACAACAAACACAACCATTTTCTAGGCTGATCATATTGTCGCTTTCAGATTTTACCAGTTCAGCATCAACATTTATCGAACCAAAGTCATTGACGATAACGGCCATGCGCATTCCATTGGCATTGGTCAGAATGTGATTGAGCAAGGTGGTTTTACCTGCCCCTAAAAATCCGGCTAAGATAGTGACTGGAATTGGCTTTTTACTCATCGACATTTCTCTATATCATTTCATGAAAAAGCTCGACTTGCGCCGAGCTTAATTATATTTAGAGTTAATTATGCAATAACAGGGTTGCGAATGGGCTCACCCGGATTGGCATCTAACTGTAATTGACCATTTTCAATGACGGGTGTACCGTTAACAATGACATGATGCATACCTTCAGAAAGTGCATTAGGGG
This window encodes:
- a CDS encoding CobW family GTP-binding protein, giving the protein MSKKPIPVTILAGFLGAGKTTLLNHILTNANGMRMAVIVNDFGSINVDAELVKSESDNMISLENGCVCCNLAEGLVVSVMRLLALEQRPDHIVVETSGISEPKEVALNFEDPELQQHAPLNAIITTIDAKNVLTLEKQMAELAEQQIQVADIVLINKVDLVEPDELAKVKQWCQVQAPFAKLVEIEFGKVDLPILFEVPERLQVSSHNREHGGEHHHCHDDHCDHVNHQFETFSFETDRPLSLQALYPLLQQFSIDAYRMKGILNLDDRPDHRCIFQCTGQRAQVTIGEPWQEGETRATRLVFIGPKGGLDRDGMRKKLDALVIQQ
- the bla gene encoding class A beta-lactamase, with the translated sequence MNRSIALCFTLLISSFVPIQPAVANEHNFKDVSQKLETISQRLVGRIGVAAQEIGSGERITVNGDEMFVMASTYKVAIAVALLERIDKGELKLSDLIDVPQETMVTGDGAIAVNFVHPGIKLSIANLIEPMITLSDNTATDICLKLAGGPEAVTKVMRNIGITDLRVDRYTSEILRDFYGLPDKAYSSVLAKALAQDPSLASKQPLRNLKFEQEDLRDQSSPNAMLELLLAIDSGKVLSEKSSEFLLDVMSRTRTGAGRLKGLLPKGTLVAHKTGTIGGVANDVGFVTLPDGRRFAIVVYSKSSTTSEADRDLAIAEITRTLYDFYYLK